CCGGTCGCCCGGCATGTGTACGAGACGGCCACCGCGCACGGAAAGCGGGTGCAGGCGCTCGGCGGCGCCAAGAACCACATGGTCGTGCTCCCCGACGCGGACATCGACCTCGCAGCGGACTCCGCCGTCTCCGCCGCGTACGGGTCGGCCGGCGAGCGGTGCATGGCGATCTCCGTCGCGGTCGCGGTCGGCGACAGCGCCGATCCGCTCGTCGACGCCATCCGCGCCCGCATGGAGAAGCTGCGCATCGGCCCCGGCGACGATCCCGCGTCCGAGATGGGCCCGCTCATCACGGCCGAGCACCGCGACCGGGTCGCGGACTACGTGCGCCAGGGCGCCGAGGCCGGGGCGCGCGTCGTCGTCGACGGCCGGGCCGCGCCCTTCGAGGGGGATGGGTTCTTCCTCGGCGTCACCCTCCTCGATGAGGTGACGCCCGACATGACCGTCTACCAGGACGAGATCTTCGGTCCGGTACTCTGCGTCGTGCGCGTGGGGACGTACCACGAGGCGGTCGACCTGCTGCGGGACAATCCCTGGGGGAACGGGGCCGCGATCTTCACGCGCGACGGAGGCGCCGCGCGACAGTTCCAGGAGGACGCCGACGCGGGCATGGTCGGCCTCAACGTCCCGATTCCGGTTCCGGTGGGATACCACTCCTTCGGCGGCTGGAAGGAGTCGGCCTTCGGGGCGCACGCCATCTACGGCCCCGAGGGCGTGCACTTCTACACGAAACCGAAGGTGATGACGACCCGCTGGCCCGACCCCGCCGGCAGCCGCGTCGATCTGGGCTTCCCCACGAACCGCTGATCAGCGCTGTCCGGGCTCCCACGCTCCGCCTGGTTCGGCGGTGTCATGATCGCGGCCACGGCGGTCAGCGGTGGCTACCGGGTCGCGACGCGGGATCGGCGAAGCTACGCCCGAATCGAGGGGTTGGACGTAGAGTACTGGTAGAGGGCCGAATGTCGACAGCCCGCCGCGACGTTCCCGCGGGAACGCGTTTTCAGGTAGCGTGGCGGACGGAGGGTCAACTTCCCGAGCCGCCGCCCGCGGTGGTCACGCCTGGCGTCTCGAGGTTGCCGCTGTCGTCCACCGCGCGGCTCAGGATCGAGACCTCGTCGCCCGCCGTGGCGGAGTCGTACTCGTAGCTCCAGGCCGTCCGCCCGCGGGCCGGGCGCCACGTCTCTCCTCCATCGAGCGAGACTTCGACGGCCGCGACGACGCCACCACCCGAATCCGAAGCTGTCCCCGAGATCGTGACCATCCCGCTCTCGGCGTCCGGCGGCGAGGGCGGCCCGAAGGACGACACGGGCGGGTCGGAATCCGTCGACGCGGTCGCCGGGACGAGATCCGACTGCATCGTGGCGGGCTGCACCCCCATGTCCGCGAACAGGTTCATCGTCGCCTGCTGCAGCACCAGGTCCGGGCCGTGCGGGTCGACACCGACCCGCGTGTTCGCGCCGTTCATCCGTTCCGGCGGTACGCCGGTCTCGGTGTCGTGGTGCGCGTCCAGACCCCACGACCACTGCAGCGTCCCCGAGCCGAACACGAGCGCGCCGCTCTCGTGGCGGTACAGCACCGAGTGGTGCGTCGCGGTCGCCGTCTCGCAGTCACGCCCGGGGTGCACGCAGTAGAGCGTGTTGTCGATCGTCGTCGCGGCGACCCGGAAGAGCCCCGGCGGGCGGAACCCGTTGTCGATGTCGGAGTCCCACTCGTGGCCGAGGATCCCCTTGATCGATACGTAGCGCTCGCCGGCCTGCAAGCGCGCGACCTCCGTGTTGCGCCAGAACCGCAGGTCGGCGAACTCGGCGTCCACGATGATCGGATCGTTCCGCCATGCGTTCACGGTGAACAGCGTCCCGGTGAGCGCGTTCTCCGGCCACGGCCCTTCGGCGTTGATGGATCGGTGGTCGCGGAACTCGCCGGTCCATTCCACGGGGTCAAGCCGCCGGTGGTCCTGTGAGTCCTTGTACGTTACGAGCGTCCGGTAGGGCTCGCCCGAACCGTC
This is a stretch of genomic DNA from Candidatus Palauibacter australiensis. It encodes these proteins:
- a CDS encoding CoA-acylating methylmalonate-semialdehyde dehydrogenase, translating into MERIPHLVGGRARPGASGRTAPVFNPATGRRTGELPLAGAGEVDEAVATAVEASEEWRGVSVARRTKLMFAYRNLVAENAEEIAKRLTAEHGKVLADAMGEVARGLENIEYACGLAEHLKGTYSEQASTGVDVYSVRRPLGVVAGITPFNFPAMVPLWMFPNAVACGNAFVLKPSPRDPSAANFIADLFNEAGFPAGVLNVVHGDHVAVNRLLEHPDVQAVSFVGSTPVARHVYETATAHGKRVQALGGAKNHMVVLPDADIDLAADSAVSAAYGSAGERCMAISVAVAVGDSADPLVDAIRARMEKLRIGPGDDPASEMGPLITAEHRDRVADYVRQGAEAGARVVVDGRAAPFEGDGFFLGVTLLDEVTPDMTVYQDEIFGPVLCVVRVGTYHEAVDLLRDNPWGNGAAIFTRDGGAARQFQEDADAGMVGLNVPIPVPVGYHSFGGWKESAFGAHAIYGPEGVHFYTKPKVMTTRWPDPAGSRVDLGFPTNR